The following DNA comes from Acidobacteriota bacterium.
CGGGTGGGGTTGACGATAACCTCGAAACCATAGCAGTCATGTTGCAGAAAGCCTTGCGGGATGGGTTTACTCTGGATTTCACCATACTTCGGCGGCCGGGGTTTGCGGTTGGAGAGCATCAGAATCTGACGCATATGGCGCCCCCCCCCCTTGTCGACATAAAGAATGCCGCTCGGCTTACCTGCACGTTTCTCTTCCTCGCTGCGGACATCGTCGAACAGGCTATAGACGACCCGATGAATGGAATAGGGGTCCGTGATGCGCAGCGACCTGCAATCGGCGCTGCCAAGACGCAGAACGCTGGCAATCATCGTGCCTGCTCCTCGGTTTCCGGCGGGCGGCAATAGAAGTCCTGCGCCCAGCGTGCCTTGATGTCCTGCGCGCGCCAGTGGAAAACCAGTAGTTCGTCCAGAAGCCGCGCGTGACTCAGCGGCCACCGTCCATGGGAACCGATAAGTCCCAGCAGTGGACGCAGAATGCGGCAAGCTTCTTCTACGGAGTCGCAGGCCAGCAGCCGACGCAGACGGGCTCCAGCTTGATCGCTCTGGTTGCCTTCTTCGTAACAACCAGCCAGAGCTCGGCCGATACCATGAAGACCATCCCGCTCGACTTTCGCCCGCGCCAACGCGGCCGCCACGCAGGCAAACGGCAGCCGCTCCCAAGGCTTTTCCAGGTCGACACCGAAGGCAGCCAGCGTTGCCCAGCTCTGGTACTCGGTGGCCGGGTTGTCAGCGCGGCGCAGGCGAGCCGCCTCGCCCGTGTCCTGCTGGCAGCGCTGCAGCACGAAGGCGACAAAGCCTTGGCCACGACTACGATGGGCCGTTTCTTCGCTCATGTCGATGCTCCTTGACTCAGGTATTCAATCAGATTGGGTCGACACTGTGCCCAAGCGATCAGTTGTCGAGCCGTACCGCGAGGACAGAAATCGCTGTAGGTATGGTTTACCAGTGTGGCGAAGACCTTGCGCAGCTCCCGACAGGGATTCGCTGAAGCGTCTTCCGGATCACAGGCATCCACCAGTCGCTGGAAGTAGCGTTCGGCGAGTTGCCAGAAGACGTTGGTGCTCGTGGCGGCGTATTCACCCCCCTCCAGCTTCTGGGCCTTGTAATAGTTGAAGGTGGCACCATAAAGCCGCTTGGCAATCTCTTCCAGTGCCTTCATTTCGTGGCTCAGTTGCACGTACCAGGCCTCCCCCAGGATGTCACTATCCAGAAGCACGAGAGATTCGACAAAATCGTCAGTACCCGACACGTATTGTTCTCCCGCGTTGCGGCTAACCCGCAGTCCCCCGGACCACACACCGATGCGGTCCTCATGGCGGCGAGCACGGGTCAGCCCAAGACTGAGCTGATAGCAGTCGAAGTGGCCTTTTCCCTCCTGGCCCATGAAGCTCAACAGGGCAGTGAGTTGCCGCCACGGCCGCTTTTCCGCGTCCGCCCACAGGGCCTTGGGAACTTTTGTTGCATTATTGACGGCCACACTGGGATCGACTCCCCCCTCCTTATAGGTGAGATGATTGATCCCTTCTGTGCAATGCAGGCCCTCCTGTTGGAGCAGAAAAAAACGGGAAAGTGGCACCAACCTCCCCATCAAGCTTTCCCGCAATCGCCTGGCGACAGGACAATCCTCACCGGCAGGGAGCGCTTCCCAGGGCGGCGTACCGAGCCCCTCGGGATAGAAGCTCATCGCCTCGATCTGCTGTTGGCTAAAGAGGTTCAACCAGATCGTCTTGGTCAGTGTCCTGGATTGCAGGAAACTGTGCAGGTAACCCATGACTCCGATCAACGCGCCCGCATGGGCAGAACGCTTTTTAGTGTAACCGGGACTCAGTACCACTTTCTGGTCAGCTCTCTTTCCGCCCAAGGCAAAACCAACCGCAGTGACGAGCAGTAGCGCCCGCTCAGCGTTGGAGAGTGGCTTTTCCACCTGCGATTCGGTAAGCACAGTGGTATTGCCGGTGGCAATATCCGGCAGGAGCGTGCTGTCACTCCAAAGTTGAGAACCTTTTAGGGCGGGAAACTGCAGGAAGGGGTGCTCACCGTAGAGCCAAAACCGGTCATACCAGCGACCCAGGTAATCCAGGCAAGACTGGGCCATTCCGTCAGCACCCATCGTAGCCCATGTCTCGTCGTCCTTTGGGGTGGCCGCCGCCTGAGCGATGGCCAGCAGCAGTTTGGTGACGGCTATCTTCTGCACCGGATTGCCACCGAGGGCACGGTATTCCGGTTTGGAGAATAGTTGCCTCAGGCTTACGCGACCAGCCTCCACCACCGGTATCCACGGCTCGTCGATGAGGTTGAAGCGGTCTTCCTTGTTCATGTTGGCTCCTTCAGGGAATGCTCTTCTCGGCCACGTAGCCTCGTCGATCATCATAGCTCAACCGCCAATCGGCGTTCGCGGGAGCGCCGCTCAGGGCCCGGAGTTCTCCGTCAGGTGCCACGAGAGCCACGCGCAGATGGGCATTGTCCTGCTCCCGGCTGCCCAAATAGTGGTAACTTCCCAGCCAGTGAAGGCAGCGACGGTCCACCGAATCCGGCGCCTGGCCCGGCGGCACCCTGACGAGTTGGCGTTGCAACGCCGCCGCTCGTTGCCGCCAGGCCCGGTGGCCGTCTCGTCTTGGATCATGGGGCAGGAAAAGCGTTTCGCCGTCGACAAGGGTCACTTGCATGCCCCTCCGCTTATGGTGGGGCCGTACGGCTCGCAGCAGCAGAACGTCGACGCTGTCGCGGTCGCTGTAGCGAGTGGGGGCCTTTTCGTCGGATTGGGTCGGACCGATGTACGCCAGCCCCCTCCGGGCGAGTTGGCGAAGCTGTTGCCGGCCCATGCGGTGGCGACTGCCATGCTCCAGTTCGTGGAGCGCCCGGGCCATGCCGCCGGTCTCGGGGCGCTCCCGATATGTAGCTTCGATGAGGTCGCGAATATCTCCGGGCAAACTCACCTGCTCTCGAGTGGACCACACCTCGAGGCTGCGGTAGAGCACATAGGGGGCATAGACACAGGCGGTTCTGCCGAACACCGCGCTTGGATCTTCTCTGGCTTCGGCAAGTCGCGGCGCCAATAGCCATGCCTCGCGACGGGCCTGGCACGGCCGCGGAGTATCGGCATGGCGCCAGAGGCGGCCCAGCCGTTGCAGCAACATGTCGCTGGGTGCGAAGCGGGTGACCAGGAAATCGGCGTCGATGTCCAGTGATTGTTCGAGCACCTGGGTACCCACTAGGATTCGACCGTGACTAGCGCGCCCCTTACCGCGCGCCTTACCGTAGAGAGCGACCCAGTAACCCTCATTGCGCTGCCGGTCGGCTCTAGTGAAGCGCGAGTGAAGCAGGCCACACTCGATACCCACCTCGACCGCCCGTGCGGCCAGCAGGGCATGTTGCCCCTGCGCTTCGGTCACGGTGTTCTCGATCCATAGGACTTGCTGTCCTGCGGCCGCACGGTGCAGCGCTTCCTCGATAGCCGGAGTGTCCGCCGCCTCGAATTGCAGCCTGACAGAACGGTCGTCCAAGCCGCACAAAGGCAGTTCCAGCAGCGTTTCCACGTCATCGGGACGGGCGGTAACCAGCGGATAGTGGCGTTGATGCACCGCCTGTTGCAGTAGCGCCTGGCGGCGTTCCGCACTCAGGGTGGCGCTGAGGATGATAACTGTGCAGCGAAGCTGCCTCAGGGTGGCGACCAGTTCGTCCAGCAGCAGACCGGTGTAAGCATCGTAGCTGTGAACTTCGTCGAGGATCACCACCTTGCCCGCGAGCCCAAAGGCGCGCACGAACCCATGGCGCACGTTCATTACAGCCATCAGGGCCTGATCGATCGTGCCCACAGCAAAGGGAGCCAGGATTCCGCGTTTGCGGGCGTCAAACCAGCTCTGCCCCGGCTGCCCCTCTTCCCCTATCTCCACCGCTTTCAGCCAGGCATCGCCGTGCAATAGTCGGGGGAGACGGTGGTTACTGTCGAGCGCGAGAATACGATCGAGAAAGGCAGTGACCCGCTCGTGAATCCTTTCCGACGTGATCTGCGTAGGCAAGGCGAAATAAAGGCCAGTGGCCTGGTTGCTGGCGAGTGCTAGATAGGCGGCATAGAGGGCCGCTTCGGTTTTCCCGACTCCCATCGGCGCTTCCAGAACGAAGACGCCGGGTCGGCAGGCGTGTTCATAGAAACGTGTTTGGCTTTCCCTCGGTGGAAAACCGAATATGGACTCAAAGCTGAGTCCTTCGATGGTCTGCGGGATCACGAATCCAGCTTTATCCACCGCCGGTGCGATCCGGTCACTCCAATTGCTCAAGGGAGCTTCCAACAAGGAACCGGAGCCGATCCAATCGGCCACCGTAGTGAGTCCCGCCACTACCCGCGCCTGGTTTTCGTCACGGATTTGCGGCCAGTCGCAATCCAACTGCTGCTTCAGTTTGGCGATAAGAGTTTCGCGGATCTCTTGCCAAAGTGGGCCACCGAAAACGGAATCAGTCGCCAGTTTTCCCTCCACCCGGGGGGAATAGCCGTGGTGTAGGCCAGCGATCCGGGGTATGAAACGTCCAGTGCCGATGGCCTCTAGTGTGAGCTGGCTCACGCCAGGGTGCCCGCCCCAGTCACTCTCTCTAACGTGGGCCACCTGCCGGTACTCCGCCGGAGTATGGTCGGCACCTGCGATGGCGCGACGGATTTTAAGCTGAAAAGTAGGAGATATCTTGCCCACGTCATGGGCTGCCGCTACCAGTTCCACCCCGTCTGGAAAGAGAGCCCTCCGCAGGTCATTAGGTATTCGTCCCAGCAGCTCCCGAGCGATGCGGCCGACAATCTCGCAGTGGTCCAGGACGGTGTGTCCCGGTTCGACCCCCCGAGATGTCTGTTGCGTCTTCGCCAAGCACTCGCCTAGCCCCGGAAGCAATGCCTTGGAGGCCGATGGTGGCGAGTCGCCCTTCTTGTTTCGCGGTCTTTGCACTGCATTCCTGCGCGGAGCCAGCGGTTGCCGTTGGTGTCACGTGCGACGGAATTCTCTATTCTCCTTCCGAACAGACGAGAATCTCTTCCGAAGGAGCACGAGCCAGGGCCGTTATATCCTGTTACTCTGACAATGCCGCAGTATATTGGTTTAGCGTGAACATGACAAGTAGGATATCGGAGCCCCTAGGTGGCCCCTGATCCTTGAACAGTGTCCTGAGCAAATTATGAACATCCTCAAAATCGTCTAGACTTTTCCGCGTTTTTAGGAATACTAAAGCATTGAAAATCCAAACGGAGGTGCGGTCATGGACTCATGACAAGCTTACCGAGTTACGGCGGCGTGTTGTTGCCGCCGTGCAGAGCGGCAAGTCTCCTGCAGACGTGGCGTGAGCGCCGGAAGCGCACCGCACTACGGTCTACTCTTGGCTGACCAGCTATCGTGACGGAGGTTGGCATCAGCTTGATGCACGCAAGGGTTGGGATGCCGCCCGAAACTCACGCCGAAAATGTTGGCGTGAACCTACAAGACGGTAACGCGTGGTGATCCACGGCAGTACTACTTCCGCTTTGCGTGGTGGTTTAGCAAACTGGTCGAAGAACTGGTAGCCGGGCGCTACGATGCTCGGTTGAGCAGCGTGTCCGTGCGGAGACTGCTGAACCAGTTGGTCCCTTCTGCGCAAAGGCCTCTTTGGCGAGCCTCCCAGCAGGATCCTGCTCTCGTTGAAAAGTGGCTGGAAGAGGAACTCCCACAGATCAAGGCAGAAGTACGTGAGATGAAGGCGGTGCCATGGTTTACCAATGAAACTGCCATTCGCCCGGACACCGACTCCGCTACAACGTGAGTTCAGCGGGGCAACACTCCGATTGCTTCAACCACTGGCGCTCGCAACTTCATCCCGGCTGTCAGTCGTCGCGGTGATTTCTGGTTCGACCCCAATCCTTGACAGTTCCCGGGGTGAGTTAAGGGGGATTCGAGGGGGGGACAGCTCGAGGCGGGTGACACAATCCTCCCGTTCCGCGGGGCTCAACCCGAAATCCTTCGCCGCTTCCAGCCGATGGCGCGCCCGATTCGCCACCCACGACGGCGTGAGGGGCACGACACTCCCAAGATCTCCGCGCGGAAAAGTCCTGCTGCCGCCCCCATGAGCAGCGCGTCTTCCCGCGCCAGGGCCAGGTAAGCCCGGTGCGCTGTATCGGGATTGAACCCTGTGATGCGCGCCATGCCCCGCCCGGAAGGGACGCTGTCACCAGCACCCGGGTGACCGATGTTCGGCGCGGAGAGCCGAGGCTCACGGATCTTCCCGCCACTCCCCCGGTCCCGCCGGGGAATCCGATCGAACCCCATGCCTTCTCCCGTCCCTCCTCGATCCCGCAGACTCCAGCTCCCCCCTTCTCGAGTGAGAGTCGTGGGTCCCGCCGTCGGATGAATATTCCGTCAAAGGATATCTTCGGATTCGCCGGGGACGCTCCCGCAGTCGCAATGGTCGTCATATCGAGGCCTTCCGGCCGCCGAAAAAGACGGCACCCTGGGGTCATGACCGGCAGCTTCAAGACCGTACAGAGTGTGCGCATTTGCCAGGTACGAGATGGCGGGATCCGCTTCGCGGTGGACCGCATCACCTCACCGGCGGATGTCTACGCGGCGGTGCGCGAATACTACCGGGGAGCTGACCGGGAGATCCTCTCGGTGCTCTGTCTCGACTCCCGGCACGCCCCGGTGTGCTTTCACGTCGCCTCGGTTGGGACTCTCAACACCACGCGCACCCGCGCCGCCGAGATCGTCAAACCGGCGATTCTCTCCAATGCGTCGGCCGTGCTCCTGATTCACAACCATCCCTCGGGCGATCTCGAACCCTCTCCCGACGACGTCGCCTTCACACGTAACCTGAGACAGGCCTGCGAGCTGTTGGGTTTGACCCTCCACGATCACCTGGTGATCGGCGACAACGGTTTCATCTCCCTGCGTGCGCGAGGGCTGATCTGATCCGACACCATGCGGCACGGGGCAGGCGCCCACGGAACGCAGCGCCGATGGAGCGATCGCCGTACTATCCATCCGGAGGCACGATCCGACGAAGCTCGCCCCAGGGAGCCTGGCCCTGATCCTGACCGCTGCCCTGCTCTTCGGACGCCTCCTGCACGGGACATGGAGGCCGACACGACGGCCACCGTGAAGCTGACGATGCGTTGTCCGCTTCAGTGCAGGCAACCCTCGTCGCCCGCTTCCCTGGGGGCGCCATCGCTGGCCGCGCCGTAGGTCCCGGCCAGGGCTCCGGGACGGACCAGGTAGAACCACGCCGTTGCGGGAGGCGGTAGCGCGGGATCCAGCGCCTCGGTGTCCGCCGAATCTTCCTCGATGCAGACCAGCGGGCCGAGATCGACCACGCCGGAAGTTTCCATCAGGTCCGCGACATCGCCCCGCGCGACGTCGTAGAAGAGATTTCCCGATGCGGGATCCCAGGTGATCCGCTCGGCCGAAGGCAAGAGAAGACCCTCTACCTCCGATACAGGCAGGGATCCTCCGTCGAGAATCGCGTCGAGCTGCTCGCCCCAGCCGCCGTAGTAGGTCCGATCCGCCAGCTCCATCAGTGCCGGGATCACCAGTTGATTGCGCGAGTCAGTGCCGGGCACGGCGTACAAGGCCATCTCGCCCACGGGCACGTCGAGATTGGCCGGTGCGTCGGGATAGCCCACCGGCGCCGGACCGTTCCACGCCTCGAAGTAGGCCAGGTCCGCTTGCAGGCGCCGCCAGAGCTCCGCCTGGGCCAGGCCGTCCTGCTCGACCTGGGCCTCGAGATGGTCGGCAGTGGTATAGAAATGGGGCACCGCATCGAAAGAGGTGAGGGTTCGCAGAGAACGGCGATAAGGCCCGAGTCGGTGGTAGTGGTCGCCGGCGGTCCGCGGAGGATGGAAGGCCTCGGCCTGGGCTGCGGTCGCCACCCAATCCGGCCAGCCGTCGGGAAAGATCTCGCCGGCGTGGGCTTCGAGGTAGCGCGTGACGGCCCGGGAGTAGTAGACCCGTGGCTGGCCCGAATCCTCGAAGGTGGAGATCGGATTGCCGATCAGCCAGTCCTCGTAGAGATCCACGCGGCCGTTGCCGTCCACGTCGGTGCAGCCCCGCTGCAGGGGCTGATGGTCCAGCCGACCATTGCCGTTGCCGTCGAAGAAGAGCACCCCGTCGCGGGTCGCCGACGGAAAGCGGCCCCCGGCATCGTTGATCACCTGCTTGAGGTTCGGATCCCAGGCCAGCGATGAGTAATCCAGACTCACCTCGTCGTAGGCGTAGTCGCGCACGGGGTCGTAACGAGGATTCTTGCCGTCGTCATCC
Coding sequences within:
- the casB gene encoding type I-E CRISPR-associated protein Cse2/CasB, whose product is MSEETAHRSRGQGFVAFVLQRCQQDTGEAARLRRADNPATEYQSWATLAAFGVDLEKPWERLPFACVAAALARAKVERDGLHGIGRALAGCYEEGNQSDQAGARLRRLLACDSVEEACRILRPLLGLIGSHGRWPLSHARLLDELLVFHWRAQDIKARWAQDFYCRPPETEEQAR
- the cas3 gene encoding CRISPR-associated helicase Cas3'; the protein is MQRPRNKKGDSPPSASKALLPGLGECLAKTQQTSRGVEPGHTVLDHCEIVGRIARELLGRIPNDLRRALFPDGVELVAAAHDVGKISPTFQLKIRRAIAGADHTPAEYRQVAHVRESDWGGHPGVSQLTLEAIGTGRFIPRIAGLHHGYSPRVEGKLATDSVFGGPLWQEIRETLIAKLKQQLDCDWPQIRDENQARVVAGLTTVADWIGSGSLLEAPLSNWSDRIAPAVDKAGFVIPQTIEGLSFESIFGFPPRESQTRFYEHACRPGVFVLEAPMGVGKTEAALYAAYLALASNQATGLYFALPTQITSERIHERVTAFLDRILALDSNHRLPRLLHGDAWLKAVEIGEEGQPGQSWFDARKRGILAPFAVGTIDQALMAVMNVRHGFVRAFGLAGKVVILDEVHSYDAYTGLLLDELVATLRQLRCTVIILSATLSAERRQALLQQAVHQRHYPLVTARPDDVETLLELPLCGLDDRSVRLQFEAADTPAIEEALHRAAAGQQVLWIENTVTEAQGQHALLAARAVEVGIECGLLHSRFTRADRQRNEGYWVALYGKARGKGRASHGRILVGTQVLEQSLDIDADFLVTRFAPSDMLLQRLGRLWRHADTPRPCQARREAWLLAPRLAEAREDPSAVFGRTACVYAPYVLYRSLEVWSTREQVSLPGDIRDLIEATYRERPETGGMARALHELEHGSRHRMGRQQLRQLARRGLAYIGPTQSDEKAPTRYSDRDSVDVLLLRAVRPHHKRRGMQVTLVDGETLFLPHDPRRDGHRAWRQRAAALQRQLVRVPPGQAPDSVDRRCLHWLGSYHYLGSREQDNAHLRVALVAPDGELRALSGAPANADWRLSYDDRRGYVAEKSIP
- a CDS encoding JAB domain-containing protein, whose product is MTGSFKTVQSVRICQVRDGGIRFAVDRITSPADVYAAVREYYRGADREILSVLCLDSRHAPVCFHVASVGTLNTTRTRAAEIVKPAILSNASAVLLIHNHPSGDLEPSPDDVAFTRNLRQACELLGLTLHDHLVIGDNGFISLRARGLI
- the casA gene encoding type I-E CRISPR-associated protein Cse1/CasA, which translates into the protein MNKEDRFNLIDEPWIPVVEAGRVSLRQLFSKPEYRALGGNPVQKIAVTKLLLAIAQAAATPKDDETWATMGADGMAQSCLDYLGRWYDRFWLYGEHPFLQFPALKGSQLWSDSTLLPDIATGNTTVLTESQVEKPLSNAERALLLVTAVGFALGGKRADQKVVLSPGYTKKRSAHAGALIGVMGYLHSFLQSRTLTKTIWLNLFSQQQIEAMSFYPEGLGTPPWEALPAGEDCPVARRLRESLMGRLVPLSRFFLLQQEGLHCTEGINHLTYKEGGVDPSVAVNNATKVPKALWADAEKRPWRQLTALLSFMGQEGKGHFDCYQLSLGLTRARRHEDRIGVWSGGLRVSRNAGEQYVSGTDDFVESLVLLDSDILGEAWYVQLSHEMKALEEIAKRLYGATFNYYKAQKLEGGEYAATSTNVFWQLAERYFQRLVDACDPEDASANPCRELRKVFATLVNHTYSDFCPRGTARQLIAWAQCRPNLIEYLSQGAST
- the cas6e gene encoding type I-E CRISPR-associated protein Cas6/Cse3/CasE — encoded protein: MIASVLRLGSADCRSLRITDPYSIHRVVYSLFDDVRSEEEKRAGKPSGILYVDKGGGRHMRQILMLSNRKPRPPKYGEIQSKPIPQGFLQHDCYGFEVIVNPTRRDNSSRKLVAVKGRDEIADWFMARAEKSWGFRTAPKQLQVQHLGVQRFEKSGRTITHGSATLK